In one window of Tripterygium wilfordii isolate XIE 37 chromosome 1, ASM1340144v1, whole genome shotgun sequence DNA:
- the LOC119998985 gene encoding solanesyl diphosphate synthase 3, chloroplastic/mitochondrial-like isoform X2 — MLISRGFSRISRNGSFVRCVWSLSHRQDPLHQLLPSNDSHSAADYSRKVFNYREAYSWNLPALHGIRHRIHHQSSPLVEEQLDPFSLVADELSLLANRLRLMVIAEVPTLASAAEYFFRLGVEGKQFRPMVLLLMATALNVPIPGPPFNGVGNSLTTELRTRQQCIAEITEMIHVASLLHDDVLDDADTRRGISSLNCLMGNKLSVLAGDFLLSRACVTLASLKNTEVVTLLATAVEHLVAGETMQMTTTSEQRYSIDYYMQKTYYKTASLISNSCKAIALLAGHTAEVATTAFEYGKNLGLAFQLIDDVLDFTGTSTSLGKGSLSDIRHYTFCCLVFLGYHNGSDTVCHGRVSSIECSRGPRL, encoded by the exons ATGTTAATATCTCGGGGATTTTCAAGGATTTCGAGAAACGGCAGCTTCGTTCGATGCGTTTGGTCTCTTTCTCATCGGCAGGACCCTCTGCACCAATTATTACCTTCCAATGACTCTCATTCAGCCGCCGACTACTCTCGAAAG GTCTTCAATTACAGAGAAGCTTATTCCTGGAATTTGCCTGCCTTGCATGGCATTAGACATCGAATTCATCATCAGAGCAGCCCCTTAGTTGAG GAGCAACTTGACCCATTTTCTCTTGTTGCCGATGAATTATCGCTTCTCGCTAACAGGTTACGGTTGATGGTAATTGCTGAG GTCCCTACGCTTGCCTCAGCTGCTGAGTACTTCTTCAGGCTGGGGGTGGAAGGAAAGCAGTTTCGTCCAATG GTTTTACTGTTGATGGCAACAGCTTTGAATGTACCCATACCTGGACCTCCATTTAATGGGGTAGGTAATTCTTTGACAACAGAATTACGTACAAGACAGCAATGTATAGCTGAGATCACTGAAATGATTCAT GTTGCAAGCCTCCTTCACGATGATGTGTTGGACGATGCAGATACAAGGCGTGGTATTTCTTCATTGAATTGTCTCATGGGTAATAAG TTATCAGTATTAGCAGGGGATTTTCTTCTTTCCCGAGCTTGTGTGACACTTGCTTCTTTGAAAAACACAGAG GTTGTAACATTATTAGCAACAGCTGTAGAACATCTCGTGGCGGGGGAAACTATGCAAATGACAACAACATCTGAGCAACGTTATAG CATTGATTATTATATGCAAAAGACATACTACAAGACTGCATCACTGATTTCAAATAGCTGCAAGGCGATTGCCCTTCTTGCTGGGCACACAGCAGAAGTTGCAACGACGGCTTTCGAGTATGGAAAAAATCTG GGATTGGCATTTCAGTTGATAGATGATGTACTTGATTTCACGGGCACATCAACTTCTCTCGGAAAAGGTTCTTTGTCTGACATTCGCCAT TATACTTTTTGCTGCCTTGTTTTCTTAGGGTATCATAACGGCTCCGATACTGTTTGCCATGGAAGAGTTTCCTCAATTGAGTGCAGTCGTGGACCACGGCTTTGA
- the LOC119998985 gene encoding solanesyl diphosphate synthase 3, chloroplastic/mitochondrial-like isoform X4, with product MLISRGFSRISRNGSFVRCVWSLSHRQDPLHQLLPSNDSHSAADYSRKVFNYREAYSWNLPALHGIRHRIHHQSSPLVEEQLDPFSLVADELSLLANRLRLMVIAEVPTLASAAEYFFRLGVEGKQFRPMVLLLMATALNVPIPGPPFNGVGNSLTTELRTRQQCIAEITEMIHVASLLHDDVLDDADTRRGISSLNCLMGNKLSVLAGDFLLSRACVTLASLKNTEVVTLLATAVEHLVAGETMQMTTTSEQRYSIDYYMQKTYYKTASLISNSCKAIALLAGHTAEVATTAFEYGKNLGLAFQLIDDVLDFTGTSTSLGKGYHNGSDTVCHGRVSSIECSRGPRL from the exons ATGTTAATATCTCGGGGATTTTCAAGGATTTCGAGAAACGGCAGCTTCGTTCGATGCGTTTGGTCTCTTTCTCATCGGCAGGACCCTCTGCACCAATTATTACCTTCCAATGACTCTCATTCAGCCGCCGACTACTCTCGAAAG GTCTTCAATTACAGAGAAGCTTATTCCTGGAATTTGCCTGCCTTGCATGGCATTAGACATCGAATTCATCATCAGAGCAGCCCCTTAGTTGAG GAGCAACTTGACCCATTTTCTCTTGTTGCCGATGAATTATCGCTTCTCGCTAACAGGTTACGGTTGATGGTAATTGCTGAG GTCCCTACGCTTGCCTCAGCTGCTGAGTACTTCTTCAGGCTGGGGGTGGAAGGAAAGCAGTTTCGTCCAATG GTTTTACTGTTGATGGCAACAGCTTTGAATGTACCCATACCTGGACCTCCATTTAATGGGGTAGGTAATTCTTTGACAACAGAATTACGTACAAGACAGCAATGTATAGCTGAGATCACTGAAATGATTCAT GTTGCAAGCCTCCTTCACGATGATGTGTTGGACGATGCAGATACAAGGCGTGGTATTTCTTCATTGAATTGTCTCATGGGTAATAAG TTATCAGTATTAGCAGGGGATTTTCTTCTTTCCCGAGCTTGTGTGACACTTGCTTCTTTGAAAAACACAGAG GTTGTAACATTATTAGCAACAGCTGTAGAACATCTCGTGGCGGGGGAAACTATGCAAATGACAACAACATCTGAGCAACGTTATAG CATTGATTATTATATGCAAAAGACATACTACAAGACTGCATCACTGATTTCAAATAGCTGCAAGGCGATTGCCCTTCTTGCTGGGCACACAGCAGAAGTTGCAACGACGGCTTTCGAGTATGGAAAAAATCTG GGATTGGCATTTCAGTTGATAGATGATGTACTTGATTTCACGGGCACATCAACTTCTCTCGGAAAAG GGTATCATAACGGCTCCGATACTGTTTGCCATGGAAGAGTTTCCTCAATTGAGTGCAGTCGTGGACCACGGCTTTGA
- the LOC120001569 gene encoding transcription termination factor MTEF1, chloroplastic yields MRVAAAAFQSSLCISYQKPTPTHQPTIPLTAKPNSGSSSLHHHPLYTATQTNLSSQVKEKVVCLEIMGIDSGKALSQNPSLHSASLYSIQSIIFFLQSKGILQKDMPRIVGMCPQILTSNIRTDLLPVFIFLSQDLKVPDHDFRRVIKKCPRLLISSVNDQLRPCLFWLRRLGFWDLRALAYHDPVLLVSSVENTLIPKLVYLKSIGFSRDDVLDMVLRCPGLFTFSVENNLKPKFEYFVEDMKGDLEELMEFPQYFSFSLEKRIKPRHMEVVQSGLRVPLPLMLKSTDEEFMDLIR; encoded by the coding sequence ATGAGAGTGGCAGCTGCAGCATTCCAATCCTCTCTCTGTATCTCTTACCAGAAACCAACCCCAACCCACCAACCAACCATTCCCTTGACAGCCAAACCCAATAGCGGCAGCAGCAGCCTCCATCACCACCCACTCTACACAGCAACCCAAACAAACCTCTCTTCACAGGTCAAAGAGAAGGTCGTTTGCCTTGAAATCATGGGTATTGACTCAGGCAAAGCACTCTCACAAAACCCATCTCTTCATTCCGCCTCACTCtactcaattcaatccataatCTTCTTCCTCCAATCCAAAGGAATCCTACAAAAGGACATGCCTAGAATTGTGGGTATGTGCCCCCAAATCTTAACCTCCAACATCAGAACCGACCTTCTCCCAGTTTTCATTTTCCTCTCACAGGACCTAAAAGTCCCTGACCATGACTTCAGGAGGGTTATCAAGAAGTGCCCAAGATTGCTAATTTCAAGTGTCAATGACCAGCTCAGACCATGCCTTTTTTGGCTTCGAAGACTTGGGTTTTGGGATTTGAGAGCATTGGCTTATCATGACCCTGTGCTACTGGTTTCCAGTGTGGAGAATACATTGATTCCAAAGCTTGTTTATCTGAAAAGTATTGGGTTTTCAAGAGATGATGTTTTGGATATGGTGTTGAGGTGTCCAGGTCTGTTTACTTTCAGTGTTGAGAACAATTTGAAGCCCAAATTTGAGTACTTTGTTGAGGACATGAAAGGAGATCTGGAGGAGCTCATGGAGTTTCCACAGTATTTTTCTTTCAGTTTGGAGAAGAGGATTAAGCCTAGGCACATGGAGGTTGTGCAGAGTGGACTTAGGGTTCCTCTGCCATTGATGCTTAAAAGCACTGATGAAGAGTTTATGGATCTGATAAGATAA